In Candidatus Desulfofervidus auxilii, one genomic interval encodes:
- the ilvB gene encoding biosynthetic-type acetolactate synthase large subunit has protein sequence MKLTGAQILIESLLKEQVEVIFGLPGGAIIDVYDRLYDSPIRHILVRHEQGAVHMADGYARATGKVGVAMVTSGPGATNTVTGIATAYMDSIPIVVISGQVPTKLIGNDAFQEADVVGITRPCTKHNYLVKDVKDLARIVKEAFYIAKSGRPGPVLIDLPKDIQQAKTEFQYPGNLNLAGYKPTYYANIKQIKKAAQLLAKAKKPVIYAGGGVIYSEGASEELQKLAKAYFIPVTNTLMGLGSFPGEDPLWLGMLGMHGTYRANMAISTCDVILAVGARFDDRVTGKLEEFAPEAKIIHIDIDPASISKNVSVDIPIVGDCYDALKKLSKALSQIDQDIEWQNKHQDWLEQINAWKERDALAYEQSPDGPIKPQFVIEKLYEITKGEAIVATEVGQNQMWAAQYFKFNRPRTLLTSGGLGTMGYGFPAAIGAQVAFPDKLVLDIAGDGSIQMNIQELATAVGNHLPIKVAILNNGYLGMVRQWQQLFYKRRYSQTSLEHSPDFVKLAEAYGAVGLRATKPQEVEEVIKKALNTNATVFMDFIIEPEENVYPMVPAGAPITKMLLGGTVLV, from the coding sequence ATGAAACTAACAGGAGCACAAATACTCATTGAAAGTTTACTTAAGGAACAAGTAGAAGTTATTTTTGGTTTGCCTGGAGGAGCTATTATAGATGTTTATGATAGGCTTTATGATTCTCCTATTCGCCATATTTTAGTTCGTCATGAACAAGGGGCTGTGCATATGGCTGATGGTTATGCCAGGGCTACAGGTAAAGTAGGTGTGGCCATGGTAACTTCTGGTCCTGGAGCAACAAATACCGTTACTGGCATTGCTACTGCTTATATGGATTCTATTCCTATTGTGGTTATTTCAGGACAAGTGCCTACCAAGCTGATTGGGAATGACGCCTTTCAGGAAGCAGATGTGGTAGGAATTACTCGTCCTTGCACTAAACATAATTATTTAGTCAAAGATGTAAAAGACCTTGCTCGGATTGTAAAGGAGGCTTTTTATATTGCTAAATCTGGGCGGCCAGGACCTGTTTTGATTGATTTACCAAAAGATATCCAACAGGCAAAGACAGAGTTCCAATATCCAGGAAATTTAAATTTAGCAGGTTACAAACCTACCTATTATGCCAATATTAAACAAATTAAAAAGGCAGCTCAACTCCTGGCAAAGGCAAAAAAACCAGTAATTTATGCAGGTGGAGGGGTAATCTATTCTGAAGGTGCTTCTGAAGAATTGCAAAAATTGGCTAAAGCTTATTTTATACCTGTGACCAATACACTTATGGGGTTAGGAAGTTTTCCAGGAGAAGATCCCTTGTGGTTAGGTATGTTGGGTATGCATGGCACATATAGGGCAAATATGGCTATTTCTACCTGTGATGTTATATTAGCTGTGGGAGCCAGATTTGACGATAGAGTTACTGGAAAATTAGAGGAGTTTGCCCCTGAAGCCAAAATCATTCATATAGATATAGACCCTGCCTCTATTAGCAAAAATGTTTCTGTGGACATCCCTATTGTTGGTGATTGTTATGATGCCCTAAAAAAGCTATCTAAGGCTCTTAGTCAAATTGACCAGGATATAGAGTGGCAAAATAAACATCAAGATTGGCTAGAACAAATTAATGCTTGGAAAGAGCGGGATGCTTTAGCTTATGAACAATCTCCTGATGGTCCTATTAAGCCCCAATTTGTGATAGAAAAACTTTATGAAATTACTAAAGGAGAAGCAATTGTAGCTACTGAAGTAGGACAAAACCAGATGTGGGCTGCTCAATATTTTAAATTTAACCGTCCACGCACCCTTCTTACCTCTGGCGGATTGGGCACTATGGGATATGGTTTCCCAGCAGCTATTGGTGCTCAGGTAGCCTTTCCTGATAAATTAGTTCTGGATATTGCAGGAGATGGAAGTATTCAGATGAATATTCAAGAATTAGCTACAGCAGTGGGCAATCATCTTCCAATAAAGGTGGCTATTTTAAATAATGGTTATCTAGGAATGGTGAGACAGTGGCAACAATTGTTTTATAAAAGGCGATATTCTCAAACCTCTTTAGAACATTCTCCTGATTTTGTTAAACTAGCTGAGGCTTATGGAGCTGTTGGTTTGAGAGCTACCAAGCCTCAAGAGGTTGAAGAGGTAATTAAAAAAGCATTGAACACAAATGCAACTGTATTTATGGATTTTATTATTGAACCAGAAGAAAATGTATATCCCATGGTGCCAGCAGGAGCACCTATTACAAAAATGCTTTTAGGTGGAACGGTTTTAGTCTAA
- a CDS encoding DUF465 domain-containing protein, with amino-acid sequence MEQKEIDLISKLINKDQELKKLWEEHLELEEKIEEYNKRVYLTPEEELEKNRLKKIKLAGKDKILAILKKYKREMGI; translated from the coding sequence ATGGAACAAAAGGAGATAGACTTAATCAGCAAGTTGATAAATAAAGACCAGGAGTTGAAAAAATTGTGGGAAGAACATTTAGAATTAGAGGAAAAAATAGAAGAATATAATAAAAGAGTTTATTTAACACCAGAAGAGGAGTTGGAAAAAAATAGGTTAAAAAAGATTAAACTAGCTGGTAAAGACAAAATTCTTGCCATTTTAAAAAAATATAAAAGGGAAATGGGGATATGA